The Dreissena polymorpha isolate Duluth1 chromosome 10, UMN_Dpol_1.0, whole genome shotgun sequence genome includes a region encoding these proteins:
- the LOC127847518 gene encoding uncharacterized protein LOC127847518, translated as MERDTKTVFLFDVDGTLTASRKVIEPEMARFMEDLKSQVKVALVGGSDLVKIAEQLGGDDVIHKFDYVFAENGLVAYKEGQQIGQQNILKHMGEEVLQKVINFSLHYMSQLTLPAKRGTFIEFRSSMINICPVGRSCSQAERDAFAAYDQEHQVREKFKLALEKEFQGAGLQFAIGGQISIDVFPEGWNKTYCLRFMENDVDTIHFFGDKTEKGGNDYEIFADPRTVGHSVTSPEDTRKQVTEVLNSLKH; from the exons ATGGAGCGTGATACGAAAACCGTATTTCTCTTCGATGTTGACGGAACATTGACAGCATCTCGAAAG GTAATAGAGCCAGAGATGGCTAGGTTTATGGAGGATTTGAAGTCACAAGTCAAGGTGGCTCTGGTTGGTGGCTCAGACCTTGTGAAAATTGCTGAACAATTAGGTGGTGACGATG TAATACACAAGTTTGACTATGTGTTTGCTGAAAATGGGCTTGTTGCTTACAAAGAGGGACAACAGATTGGCCAACAG AATATTTTGAAACATATGGGTGAAGAAGTCCTGCAGAAAGTTATAAACTTCAGTCTACACTACATGTCACAGTTAACACTTCCTGCTAAACG TGGGACATTTATAGAGTTTCGCAGCAGTATGATCAACATTTGCCCCGTTGGTCGCAGCTGTTCACAAGCAGAGAGGGATGCATTTGCTGCTTATGACCAG GAACACCAAGTAAGGGAGAAGTTTAAACTGGCGCTAGAGAAAGAATTCCAGGGGGCGGGGCTACAGTTTGCCATCGGAGGTCAGATCAGCATTGACGTGTTCCCTGAAGGCTGGAACAAGACCTACTGTCTGCGTTTCATGGAGAATGATGTTGACACTATTCATTTTTTTGGCGATAAAACAGAAAAG GGCGGTAATGATTACGAGATCTTCGCAGATCCACGAACAGTTGGACACAGTGTAACAAGCCCAGAAGACACGAGGAAACAAGTGACTGAAGTTCTCAACTCTCTTAAACATTGA
- the LOC127847519 gene encoding U1 small nuclear ribonucleoprotein 70 kDa-like isoform X2, with protein MKGMQKEGKKRDRDWRRKGRQKEGKKRDRDWRRKGRQKEGKKRESDWRRKGRQKEGKKKRDRDWRRKGRQKEGKKKRDKDWRRKGKHKEGKKRDRDWRRKWRQKECKKKRDRDWRREGRQKEVKKKRDRDWSRKGRQK; from the exons ATGAAAGGGATGCAGAAAGAAGGTAAGAAGAGAGACAGAGATTGGAGGAGGAAAGGGAGGCAGAAAGAAGGTAAGAAAAGAGACAGAGATTGGAGGAGGAAAGGGAGGCAGAAAGAAGGTAAGAAGAGAGAGAGCGATTGGAGGAGGAAAGGGAGGCAGAAAGAAGGTAAGAAGAAGAGAGACAGAGATTGGAGGAGGAAAGGGAGGCAGAAAGAAGGAAAGAAAAAGAGAGACAAAGATTGGAGGAGGAAAGGGAAGCATAAAGAAG GTAAGAAGAGAGACAGAGATTGGAGGAGGAAATGGAGGCAGAAAGAATGTAAGAAGAAGAGAGACAGAGATTGGAGGAGGGAAGGGAGGCAGAAAGAAGTTAAGAAGAAGAGAGACAGAGATTGGAGTAGGAAAGGGAGGCAGAAATAA
- the LOC127847519 gene encoding U1 small nuclear ribonucleoprotein 70 kDa-like isoform X1, with translation MKGMQKEGKKRDRDWRRKGRQKEGKKRDRDWRRKGRQKEGKKRESDWRRKGRQKEGKKKRDRDWRRKGRQKEGKKKRDKDWRRKGKHKEGKKRDRDWRRKGRQKEGKKRDRDWRRKWRQKECKKKRDRDWRREGRQKEVKKKRDRDWSRKGRQK, from the exons ATGAAAGGGATGCAGAAAGAAGGTAAGAAGAGAGACAGAGATTGGAGGAGGAAAGGGAGGCAGAAAGAAGGTAAGAAAAGAGACAGAGATTGGAGGAGGAAAGGGAGGCAGAAAGAAGGTAAGAAGAGAGAGAGCGATTGGAGGAGGAAAGGGAGGCAGAAAGAAGGTAAGAAGAAGAGAGACAGAGATTGGAGGAGGAAAGGGAGGCAGAAAGAAGGAAAGAAAAAGAGAGACAAAGATTGGAGGAGGAAAGGGAAGCATAAAGAAG GTAAGAAGAGAGACAGAGATTGGAGGAGGAAAGGAAGGCAGAAAGAAGGTAAGAAGAGAGACAGAGATTGGAGGAGGAAATGGAGGCAGAAAGAATGTAAGAAGAAGAGAGACAGAGATTGGAGGAGGGAAGGGAGGCAGAAAGAAGTTAAGAAGAAGAGAGACAGAGATTGGAGTAGGAAAGGGAGGCAGAAATAA